In Gadus chalcogrammus isolate NIFS_2021 chromosome 11, NIFS_Gcha_1.0, whole genome shotgun sequence, a single window of DNA contains:
- the LOC130391552 gene encoding vesicle-associated membrane protein 8-like encodes MDIDPEVAPGLEPAPQDRVKDLKRQTDEVIDTLEQNMKRLVKREENLEGLEYISMELEEETKVFKQTAKKVKRSYWWKSVKLVVVVVVVVLVVVLVIILVIVLFAKGVIPKP; translated from the exons GAAGTGGCCCCTGGGCTGGAGCCCGCCCCCCAGGACAGGGTGAAGGACCTAAAGAGGCAGACCGACGAGGTGATTGATACCTTGGAACAAAACATGAAGCGCCTGGTTAAACGAGAGGAAAACCTGGAAGGCCTCGAGTATATTTccatggagctggaggaggag accAAGGTCTTCAAGCAGACGGCCAAAAAGGTGAAGCGCTCCTACTGGTGGAAGAGCGTCAAGCTGGTCGTGGTCGTCGTGGTGgtcgtcctcgtcgtcgtcctcgtcaTCATCCTCGTCATCGTCCTGTTTGCCAAAGGGGTCATCCCCAAACCATAA